In Pseudovibrio brasiliensis, the following are encoded in one genomic region:
- a CDS encoding tellurite resistance TerB family protein, with translation MFDSKALLDQFLGSNGGNQARGAMEKGQSYIKNNAGGLAGGALAGGLAGYLLGSKKGKKLGKKAVKYGGMALVGGLAYKAFQTWQDGKNNGGGGGGAAASHGSAQTQTQAAPATVVPVPEPLALPDPTGTAFDPDAGNGDAKEFAMALIVAMIQAAKADGNVDGEEMQRIFEKLDELGLGAEEKAFVLDEMRAPLDIDRVVAFATCPETAAEIYTASRLAIDPDLPAEQAYLMMLAARLQLDSGLVTELDKAIAAAQAQA, from the coding sequence ATGTTCGACAGCAAGGCACTTCTTGATCAGTTCTTAGGTTCCAACGGGGGGAATCAGGCCCGTGGTGCCATGGAGAAAGGGCAGTCGTACATCAAAAACAACGCTGGCGGACTTGCAGGTGGTGCCCTTGCCGGTGGTTTGGCTGGTTACCTTCTTGGCAGCAAGAAGGGCAAGAAACTCGGCAAAAAGGCTGTGAAGTACGGTGGCATGGCGCTGGTTGGCGGCCTTGCCTACAAAGCTTTCCAGACATGGCAGGATGGTAAGAACAATGGCGGCGGTGGCGGTGGTGCTGCGGCTTCCCATGGTTCTGCCCAGACACAGACGCAGGCGGCTCCCGCGACTGTAGTCCCTGTGCCAGAGCCTCTTGCCCTGCCGGACCCGACTGGTACTGCGTTTGACCCGGATGCAGGGAATGGTGATGCCAAAGAGTTTGCCATGGCGCTGATCGTTGCGATGATCCAGGCGGCCAAGGCAGATGGTAATGTGGACGGCGAAGAGATGCAGCGCATCTTTGAAAAGCTGGATGAGCTTGGTCTGGGTGCTGAGGAAAAAGCGTTCGTTCTGGATGAGATGCGCGCTCCACTGGATATCGACCGTGTGGTGGCGTTTGCAACTTGCCCGGAAACAGCAGCAGAGATTTACACCGCGTCCCGTCTTGCCATTGATCCGGACCTTCCGGCAGAGCAGGCGTATCTGATGATGCTGGCTGCGCGTTTGCAGCTGGATAGCGGTTTGGTTACGGAGCTGGACAAGGCGATTGCCGCGG
- a CDS encoding Lrp/AsnC family transcriptional regulator: MIELDQFDLKLLAALQEDASQTNQELGEVIHLSASQVSRRRTRLEQERVIRRYKADLSPEYLGLDVMAFVGVALATHNKENARLFRDLVRTIPSVQEAYAMTGDMDYMLKIRVKDLKALSEVINNDLLPHEAVQNVRSSIAMDTLRDDNHLPLGQ, from the coding sequence ATGATTGAGCTTGACCAGTTTGACCTTAAGTTACTTGCAGCGCTGCAAGAAGACGCCAGCCAGACCAATCAGGAATTGGGGGAGGTGATTCACCTTTCCGCCTCGCAGGTTTCACGGCGGCGGACACGGCTAGAGCAGGAGCGGGTGATCCGTCGCTATAAGGCTGATCTTTCGCCGGAATATCTGGGGCTGGATGTGATGGCGTTTGTTGGGGTGGCGTTGGCCACGCACAACAAGGAGAATGCCCGGCTGTTTCGTGATCTGGTGCGCACCATTCCCAGCGTGCAGGAAGCCTACGCCATGACGGGGGACATGGATTACATGCTCAAGATCCGGGTGAAAGATCTGAAGGCCTTGAGCGAAGTGATCAACAATGATCTGCTGCCTCATGAAGCCGTGCAGAATGTGCGCAGCTCCATCGCGATGGATACGCTGCGGGACGATAATCATCTGCCGCTCGGGCAGTAG
- the hppD gene encoding 4-hydroxyphenylpyruvate dioxygenase: MGPFPHDAGPAEITAENPAGTDGFEFVEFAHPEPEKLDVLFRRMGFEPVAKHKSKEITVYRQGDVNYILNAEPNSFASRFIDEHGPCAPSMAWRVVNAQQAFEHAVNRGAEPYTGSDKTLDAPAIMGIGGSLLYFIDKYGDKGSAYSQEFDWLGEADAKPTGKSFYYLDHLTHNVYRGNMDKWWAFYRELFNFKQIHFFDIDGRITGLVSRAITSPCGKIRIPLNESKDDTSQIEEYLKKYKGEGIQHIAVGTDDIYEATDMLAEDGLKFMPGPPQTYYDRSAERVHGHTEPLDRMAKHGILIDGEGVVGGGMTKILLQIFSKTVIGPIFFEFIQRKGDEGFGEGNFRALFESIEEDQIQRGVLKQSAAE; this comes from the coding sequence ATGGGCCCATTTCCGCACGATGCAGGACCAGCTGAGATCACAGCAGAAAACCCGGCTGGTACCGACGGTTTCGAATTCGTTGAGTTTGCGCATCCGGAGCCGGAAAAGCTGGACGTTCTCTTCCGCCGCATGGGCTTTGAGCCTGTTGCCAAGCACAAGAGCAAGGAAATCACCGTCTACCGTCAGGGCGATGTGAACTACATCCTCAACGCTGAGCCAAACAGCTTCGCCTCCCGCTTCATCGACGAGCACGGCCCATGCGCCCCGTCCATGGCTTGGCGCGTGGTCAACGCACAGCAGGCGTTTGAGCATGCCGTCAATCGCGGTGCGGAACCTTACACCGGCTCCGACAAAACCCTCGATGCACCTGCCATCATGGGCATCGGCGGCTCCCTGCTCTACTTCATCGACAAATACGGTGACAAAGGCTCAGCCTACTCACAAGAGTTCGACTGGCTGGGCGAAGCAGATGCAAAACCGACCGGCAAGAGCTTCTATTACCTCGACCACCTGACCCATAACGTCTATCGCGGCAACATGGACAAGTGGTGGGCGTTCTACCGTGAGCTCTTCAACTTCAAACAGATCCACTTCTTCGACATTGATGGCCGCATCACCGGCCTCGTCAGCCGCGCAATCACATCGCCATGTGGCAAAATCCGCATTCCGCTGAACGAGTCCAAGGACGACACCAGCCAGATCGAAGAGTACCTGAAGAAGTACAAAGGCGAAGGCATCCAGCACATCGCCGTTGGCACCGATGACATCTACGAAGCCACCGACATGCTGGCAGAAGATGGCCTGAAGTTCATGCCAGGTCCACCACAGACCTACTACGACCGCAGCGCCGAGCGCGTCCACGGCCACACCGAGCCACTCGACCGCATGGCCAAACACGGCATCCTCATTGATGGGGAAGGTGTTGTGGGCGGCGGCATGACAAAGATCCTGCTTCAGATCTTCTCCAAAACCGTCATCGGCCCAATCTTCTTTGAGTTCATCCAGCGCAAAGGCGATGAAGGCTTCGGCGAAGGCAACTTCCGCGCCCTCTTTGAGAGCATCGAAGAAGACCAGATCCAACGCGGCGTCCTAAAACAATCCGCCGCCGAATAA
- a CDS encoding AraC family transcriptional regulator gives MTGYYTIQEPCTELRPYIRGFHLADHQEQDIIINCPPTGYPLLGYIWRGISQVRVNNQPLNDISSRNVHFAGQLKRTHATVHWNGGMGHAVAEFTATGLHELFGINGIDLINKTQPVHELAENFANTLEDQLAAAVKPIGFVEIFQKCLLQQIQYKRSIPAYISKAVKNIESVNGVIKLNNLLEELDIEPRHFNRKFRQIVGLSPKYFCRIVQFNHVASIVLSDAQLPLAELAAEAGFFDQSHFTKACNEFVLSSPRVFLQSDYSRISTFLRQMSHESS, from the coding sequence ATGACTGGTTATTACACCATTCAAGAGCCATGCACTGAACTCCGCCCCTATATCCGGGGTTTCCATTTGGCTGACCACCAAGAGCAAGACATCATTATTAATTGTCCTCCAACAGGTTATCCTTTGCTCGGCTATATTTGGCGCGGAATTTCTCAGGTTAGAGTGAACAATCAGCCGCTAAACGATATTAGCTCTAGGAATGTTCATTTCGCTGGCCAACTCAAAAGAACGCACGCCACCGTGCATTGGAATGGTGGTATGGGGCACGCAGTCGCAGAATTTACAGCAACGGGTCTTCACGAACTGTTTGGCATTAATGGCATTGACCTGATTAACAAAACTCAACCAGTCCATGAACTCGCAGAAAACTTTGCAAATACCTTAGAGGATCAACTTGCAGCCGCAGTAAAACCGATTGGTTTTGTTGAAATTTTTCAAAAATGCCTCCTTCAGCAAATCCAGTACAAAAGAAGCATCCCTGCCTATATATCTAAGGCTGTTAAAAACATTGAGAGTGTGAATGGAGTTATAAAACTCAATAACTTACTAGAGGAACTTGATATTGAACCCAGACATTTCAATAGAAAGTTCCGTCAGATTGTCGGGCTGTCACCCAAGTATTTTTGCCGCATCGTACAGTTCAATCACGTGGCTTCAATCGTTTTATCAGACGCCCAATTACCGCTGGCTGAGCTTGCTGCCGAAGCGGGTTTCTTCGATCAGTCGCATTTTACTAAGGCATGCAATGAATTTGTACTCTCAAGTCCGAGAGTATTCTTGCAAAGTGATTACAGCAGGATATCGACTTTCCTCCGACAAATGAGCCATGAAAGCAGCTAA
- a CDS encoding adenylate kinase, with product MAKRLAAVTGLPLVHLDFHYWQSGWVRTESDVWAEKVETFAAQPCWIIDGNYGGTLEQRIARADTVIHLDFPTYICLYRVFRRMLAGLGKRRGAEFVEGCEERFDWKFLWFVLNYKRTNRLRDFEKLACFEGQMLRFEHPRELEQFWGMVG from the coding sequence GTGGCTAAGCGGTTGGCTGCTGTTACTGGTCTGCCGCTTGTGCATCTGGACTTTCATTATTGGCAGTCCGGATGGGTTCGGACTGAGAGCGATGTTTGGGCTGAAAAGGTGGAGACCTTTGCAGCTCAGCCGTGCTGGATCATTGATGGAAACTATGGTGGCACTTTGGAGCAGAGGATTGCCCGTGCTGACACCGTGATCCATCTCGACTTTCCAACCTACATCTGCCTGTATCGTGTGTTCCGTCGAATGTTGGCTGGCTTGGGAAAGAGACGAGGGGCTGAGTTCGTTGAGGGCTGTGAAGAGCGCTTTGACTGGAAATTTCTCTGGTTTGTCCTCAACTACAAGCGGACAAACCGGCTACGCGACTTTGAGAAGCTAGCGTGTTTTGAAGGGCAGATGCTGCGGTTTGAGCATCCCAGAGAGCTGGAGCAGTTTTGGGGAATGGTTGGGTGA
- a CDS encoding nuclear transport factor 2 family protein — translation MTPKELVLTLFMAVFTDHDPETARQVTAPDYIQHNPQVPTGAEGLLGLIPIVEQAGVTVKTHRVITEGDLVVLHNTYENAEAFGASSLAAFDVFRVQDGKVVEHWDNLQPVPEVTASGRGMTDGPTEITDLDQTQANKELVVGFVRDVLGGAAPEKVTNYMDPAIYMQHNPSIKDGLAGLMAAIEAFAAQGQVITKFEPQLVVAEGNFVFVASDATMGGEPWAFFDLWRVENGKIVEHWDVVSPTPAEMAHENGKF, via the coding sequence ATGACACCGAAAGAACTGGTTCTCACCCTTTTTATGGCTGTATTTACCGATCACGACCCGGAAACTGCACGTCAGGTGACTGCTCCGGATTACATTCAGCACAATCCGCAGGTGCCTACAGGGGCAGAAGGTTTGCTCGGGCTGATCCCGATTGTGGAGCAGGCAGGTGTGACCGTGAAAACGCACCGTGTCATCACAGAGGGTGATTTGGTCGTGCTTCACAACACCTATGAGAATGCTGAGGCGTTTGGTGCTTCTTCACTTGCGGCCTTTGATGTTTTTCGGGTGCAGGATGGTAAGGTGGTTGAGCACTGGGATAACCTTCAGCCTGTACCAGAGGTGACTGCATCAGGACGTGGCATGACAGATGGGCCGACTGAGATCACTGATCTTGATCAGACACAAGCAAACAAGGAACTGGTTGTTGGTTTCGTTCGTGATGTGCTTGGCGGTGCTGCGCCGGAGAAGGTCACCAACTACATGGACCCTGCTATTTACATGCAGCACAATCCGTCGATTAAAGATGGGCTGGCGGGACTGATGGCCGCCATCGAAGCCTTTGCAGCGCAGGGCCAAGTGATCACCAAGTTTGAGCCGCAGCTGGTTGTTGCAGAAGGCAACTTCGTCTTCGTCGCCTCAGATGCCACAATGGGCGGCGAGCCCTGGGCCTTCTTCGACCTCTGGCGCGTAGAAAACGGCAAAATCGTTGAGCACTGGGACGTCGTGTCTCCCACCCCAGCCGAAATGGCACATGAGAATGGGAAGTTTTGA
- a CDS encoding winged helix-turn-helix transcriptional regulator: protein MRISGIIIDVGIQKVPEVAMLPIGVASKAEASNCSIRSILSNVTGKWRMIIILALEDEPKRFGQIKRCIGDITQRVLTENLRGLQRDGYLTRTVEPGPPVAVSYELTPLGRSLLETLKPLVYWSHEQMDHIKTARIEYDRTQAD from the coding sequence ATGAGAATTTCTGGTATTATTATTGATGTAGGTATTCAAAAGGTTCCAGAGGTCGCCATGCTACCAATCGGTGTTGCAAGCAAAGCCGAAGCATCCAACTGCTCCATACGCTCCATTCTCTCAAACGTGACTGGCAAATGGCGGATGATCATCATTCTGGCATTGGAAGATGAACCAAAACGATTTGGCCAGATCAAACGCTGCATCGGCGATATCACCCAGCGCGTGCTGACAGAAAACCTGCGCGGCCTTCAACGCGACGGATACCTGACCCGTACCGTCGAACCCGGCCCACCCGTCGCCGTCTCCTACGAGCTCACCCCACTAGGGCGCAGCCTGCTGGAAACACTAAAGCCCCTCGTCTACTGGTCCCACGAGCAAATGGACCACATAAAAACCGCCCGCATAGAGTATGACAGAACGCAGGCTGACTAA
- a CDS encoding DUF4274 domain-containing protein, which yields MDKMDVLSKWWADPEVTIIPAGQTNQTIEWLEQQTPDTWHQIVTTWNWDAGYEVLTWILAQKSCDKGTAAHIFLVEGICQWLWNVVENTSDFDDSSNVCRIVLNNWHRYHSAELKPEFNDRPSQLIEALDEISNVHPLSGTPFKEIMAYEGTREPSSKYASDDGKIVIALDHWMEAKGIEITS from the coding sequence ATGGACAAAATGGATGTACTTAGCAAATGGTGGGCAGATCCAGAAGTCACCATTATCCCCGCAGGGCAAACGAACCAGACCATCGAATGGCTAGAACAACAGACACCAGATACATGGCATCAAATAGTTACGACTTGGAACTGGGATGCAGGATATGAGGTATTAACTTGGATTTTGGCACAGAAGAGTTGTGATAAAGGTACGGCTGCACATATCTTTTTAGTCGAAGGGATATGCCAATGGCTCTGGAATGTAGTTGAAAACACAAGCGACTTCGATGACTCATCTAATGTTTGTCGCATAGTTCTCAACAATTGGCACCGTTATCACTCTGCTGAACTCAAACCAGAGTTCAACGACAGACCTAGTCAGCTTATTGAGGCTCTGGATGAAATAAGTAATGTTCATCCTCTGTCGGGCACTCCATTCAAAGAAATCATGGCTTATGAAGGAACACGCGAACCTTCCTCGAAGTATGCATCCGACGATGGCAAAATCGTTATAGCACTTGATCATTGGATGGAGGCAAAAGGCATCGAGATAACTTCCTAA
- a CDS encoding SLC13 family permease encodes MSVSLGISALIFLGIAVRQWLPPMVRIWHIMLAGAIVLLVLGEITPLAAFHAVDWQLIFYLFAVFSIASSLYDTGLSQDIADMLLKRLQSGMVLLWFIVASAICAAVLTNDAAAVIGVPIAIMLSRAFRWKLAVVLVALCAAVTVGSMVSPVGNPQNILVVNAANFQNMLATFIVWALVPGVICLVAVFFRFHRLVKKNGSDENALVSQEVETQAEAVEVSRRQWPAMVSALLLVGIITGDSLGRTYFHLGPLPFGWVGLVSCLPIYLAGDERLRVFREVDWATLIFFVAMFIVTGALYQSGSLQYLLGSLQNELADLTVTALVSFWASQLFSNVPVVELYLKLLDGGETGTFMMLSTISTVAGNLFIISAASNVIVVQQAEKFGATPFTFWQFCWWMLPITVFCVVVSYGWIWGMTMLGVG; translated from the coding sequence ATGTCGGTCTCTCTTGGTATTTCCGCCCTCATTTTCCTGGGAATTGCCGTGCGCCAATGGCTTCCGCCAATGGTTCGGATCTGGCACATCATGCTGGCGGGCGCGATTGTGCTGCTGGTGCTGGGGGAGATTACGCCGCTGGCGGCTTTCCATGCGGTGGACTGGCAGTTGATCTTCTACCTGTTTGCCGTGTTCAGCATTGCCTCATCTCTGTATGACACTGGCCTTTCTCAGGATATCGCGGATATGCTGCTCAAGCGGTTGCAGTCTGGCATGGTGCTGTTGTGGTTCATTGTGGCTTCTGCGATCTGCGCGGCAGTGCTGACCAATGATGCAGCGGCGGTGATTGGCGTGCCCATCGCGATTATGCTGAGCCGGGCGTTCCGGTGGAAGCTGGCGGTGGTTCTGGTGGCGCTGTGTGCGGCGGTAACAGTTGGCTCCATGGTGTCACCCGTGGGGAATCCGCAGAACATTCTGGTGGTGAACGCCGCCAATTTTCAGAACATGCTGGCCACGTTCATCGTATGGGCATTGGTGCCCGGCGTGATCTGCCTTGTGGCTGTGTTCTTCCGTTTCCACCGGTTGGTGAAGAAGAACGGATCAGATGAGAATGCGCTGGTCTCACAGGAGGTGGAAACGCAGGCTGAGGCGGTTGAAGTGAGCCGACGACAATGGCCTGCGATGGTTTCCGCTCTGTTGCTGGTGGGCATCATCACGGGTGACAGTTTGGGGCGAACATACTTTCACCTCGGCCCGCTGCCGTTTGGCTGGGTGGGGCTGGTCTCCTGCCTGCCGATCTATCTGGCGGGGGATGAGCGTTTGCGGGTGTTCAGGGAAGTAGACTGGGCGACGCTGATCTTCTTTGTAGCCATGTTTATCGTCACCGGTGCGCTCTATCAGTCCGGCTCCCTGCAATACCTGCTTGGCTCCCTACAGAATGAACTGGCGGATCTGACCGTAACTGCTCTGGTGAGCTTTTGGGCCAGCCAGCTGTTTTCCAACGTGCCAGTGGTGGAGCTTTATCTAAAGCTGCTGGATGGCGGTGAAACCGGCACTTTCATGATGCTCTCCACCATCTCCACCGTGGCCGGAAACCTCTTCATCATCTCCGCCGCCAGCAACGTGATTGTGGTCCAACAAGCAGAAAAGTTTGGCGCAACCCCCTTCACCTTCTGGCAATTCTGCTGGTGGATGCTGCCGATTACGGTGTTCTGCGTGGTGGTGAGCTATGGGTGGATTTGGGGGATGACGATGTTAGGTGTGGGGTGA
- a CDS encoding MFS transporter: protein MKLNKAMLSTNFFAGDVVGGIGPYLAIYLLTGLHWSPGNIGLALAIGSLTTVALQTPAGAFIDSTRSKRLLLASCALLIGCATISILLFSQYPVVIYIAQIFMGVAVAFVGPCIAAITLGISGPEHFTVQMGANQAANHSGNVFAAILGAGLALWISAEGVFWLVAIMAVGMAISIGMVSGSAINHNAARGGLHHNPNDGDEPSTIGTIAADKRLLTLVLCVFMFHFANAAMLPLVGQKLSVNSNVNIGIAFAAACIVVAQFWMTIMSILCAARADMWGRKPLFLLAFFILPIRGMLFMWLEDPVALISVQSLDGIANGIFGVIILLIAADLTRGTGRFNLVQGALAAVVGIGSAASNLLAEEIVQFFGYSPAFITLAILAFIGGTMYLFLMPETLPAQLDEDDGAAPQQTG, encoded by the coding sequence ATGAAGCTCAACAAGGCCATGCTATCGACGAACTTCTTCGCGGGCGATGTCGTGGGCGGAATTGGGCCTTATCTGGCGATCTACCTGCTCACCGGCCTGCACTGGTCCCCCGGCAACATCGGTCTGGCACTGGCCATCGGCTCGCTGACAACCGTTGCTCTGCAAACACCCGCTGGCGCTTTCATCGATAGCACCCGCAGCAAGCGCCTGTTGCTTGCCTCCTGCGCCCTGCTCATCGGCTGTGCCACCATCTCCATCCTGCTGTTCTCGCAGTACCCGGTGGTCATCTACATCGCCCAGATCTTCATGGGCGTCGCCGTCGCCTTTGTCGGCCCCTGCATCGCTGCCATAACCCTTGGCATATCGGGGCCAGAGCACTTCACCGTGCAGATGGGCGCCAATCAGGCGGCCAATCACTCCGGCAATGTCTTCGCTGCCATTCTGGGCGCAGGGCTAGCGCTCTGGATCTCAGCGGAAGGCGTGTTCTGGTTGGTGGCAATCATGGCCGTCGGTATGGCGATCAGCATCGGCATGGTCAGCGGTTCGGCCATCAACCACAACGCTGCTCGCGGCGGCTTGCACCATAATCCCAACGATGGCGACGAGCCCTCCACCATCGGTACCATCGCAGCAGATAAACGCCTGCTCACACTGGTGCTCTGCGTGTTCATGTTCCACTTCGCCAACGCCGCCATGCTGCCGCTGGTGGGGCAGAAGCTCTCTGTCAACTCCAACGTCAACATCGGCATCGCCTTCGCCGCCGCCTGCATCGTGGTCGCACAGTTCTGGATGACCATCATGTCCATCCTCTGCGCTGCCCGCGCCGATATGTGGGGCCGCAAACCACTCTTCCTGCTGGCCTTCTTCATCCTGCCCATTCGCGGCATGTTGTTCATGTGGCTGGAAGATCCTGTAGCCCTCATCTCCGTGCAATCACTGGATGGCATCGCCAACGGCATCTTCGGCGTCATCATCCTGCTCATCGCCGCAGACCTGACCCGCGGCACAGGTCGCTTCAATCTGGTGCAGGGTGCGCTTGCCGCCGTGGTCGGCATCGGCTCGGCAGCCTCCAACCTGCTGGCAGAAGAAATCGTGCAGTTCTTCGGCTATTCCCCGGCCTTCATAACCTTAGCGATTCTCGCCTTCATCGGCGGCACTATGTACCTGTTCCTGATGCCGGAAACTTTGCCAGCGCAATTAGACGAAGATGACGGCGCAGCCCCCCAGCAAACGGGGTAG
- a CDS encoding ROK family protein — protein sequence MLVNSKREVQASTRMIEKASREQVRRQNRFVVLSTLRRHTTLARVDLGRLTGLSLAAVTSITADLKDRGLIAEVEEQPNPDANTRGRPRTYLRLRDDVAHVITVKLSVDRVSLALVDYTGHQHAEAKFMVESSDMGGDAFIALLAREIKALLKTEPLRARSVMEITVATQGIVGKHNGSIIWSPTIAERQVELTAKLSNTLGITCTLYNDTNMIAEALHRQDAEKYSGNFVVVYIDRGVGMGIFIKNALYRGETGAAAEYGHSPFTPDGAACRCGKKGCLEAYIADYALYREAQKLPKETSPSAMFYGPEYIQNLRARARVGDAQAQKVFTDAGFALGVSLARTISLLDPSRIVLTGKAMQAYDLFKHGMNKGLESSLLAPLLDAVNLEVLPWDEDFILQGLLIKALKHLDQALVH from the coding sequence ATGCTTGTGAACTCAAAGCGCGAAGTGCAGGCCAGTACTCGAATGATCGAAAAAGCCAGTAGAGAGCAGGTTCGTCGCCAAAACCGGTTCGTGGTGTTGTCCACGTTGCGGCGTCACACCACGCTGGCTCGTGTCGACCTTGGCCGGCTCACAGGCTTGTCCCTCGCTGCAGTCACCTCCATCACCGCAGATCTGAAGGATCGCGGCCTGATTGCAGAGGTGGAAGAGCAACCCAATCCGGATGCCAACACACGGGGCCGCCCGCGCACCTATCTACGTCTGCGTGATGATGTAGCCCACGTCATCACCGTCAAACTCTCGGTAGACCGCGTGTCTCTTGCACTGGTGGACTACACCGGCCACCAACATGCCGAAGCCAAGTTCATGGTGGAATCCTCCGATATGGGCGGCGATGCCTTCATCGCCCTGCTCGCGCGTGAGATCAAAGCCCTGCTGAAGACCGAGCCGCTCCGCGCCCGCAGTGTCATGGAAATCACCGTGGCCACGCAAGGCATCGTCGGCAAGCACAACGGCTCCATCATCTGGTCACCCACCATTGCAGAGCGGCAGGTGGAGCTCACCGCAAAGCTCTCCAATACTCTTGGCATCACCTGCACGCTCTACAACGACACCAACATGATCGCCGAGGCCCTGCACCGGCAGGACGCAGAGAAGTACAGCGGCAACTTCGTGGTGGTTTACATCGACCGTGGTGTCGGCATGGGCATCTTCATCAAAAACGCCCTCTACCGCGGAGAAACCGGAGCCGCTGCCGAGTACGGCCACTCTCCGTTCACCCCGGATGGTGCCGCCTGCAGATGCGGCAAAAAGGGCTGTCTGGAAGCCTACATCGCCGACTACGCGCTCTACCGCGAAGCCCAGAAGCTGCCGAAGGAAACCTCTCCTTCTGCCATGTTCTACGGGCCGGAATACATCCAAAACCTGCGTGCCCGCGCCCGTGTGGGCGATGCACAAGCACAAAAGGTCTTCACTGATGCTGGGTTCGCTCTGGGCGTCAGCCTGGCCCGCACAATCTCATTGCTCGACCCAAGCCGCATAGTCCTCACCGGCAAGGCCATGCAGGCCTACGACCTCTTCAAACACGGCATGAACAAGGGCCTGGAAAGCAGCCTGCTGGCACCGCTGCTCGATGCCGTCAATCTGGAAGTCCTGCCATGGGATGAAGATTTCATCCTCCAAGGCCTCCTCATCAAAGCCCTAAAACATCTGGACCAGGCATTAGTCCATTAA
- a CDS encoding biotin transporter BioY → MTMSSDRSLVQIAFYAALIAALGLVPKIELGLAGGIPITAQSLGVMLAGMMLGPVRGGLAVALFLFLVALGLPFLAGGRGGIGVFYGATAGYLAGYFVGAIVVGAIMKAMRNMNVVFGAIVSGIIGGIVVVHAFGVPVLAYKAGMTLDKAIMVGSLPFIPGDLIKVALATLVAHTIARGLPSAMLSRS, encoded by the coding sequence ATGACTATGTCTAGTGATCGTTCTCTTGTTCAGATTGCATTTTATGCGGCCCTGATTGCTGCTCTCGGGCTGGTGCCTAAGATTGAGCTGGGTCTTGCTGGCGGTATTCCAATTACAGCACAGTCGCTTGGCGTGATGCTGGCGGGTATGATGCTTGGTCCGGTGCGTGGCGGGCTGGCGGTTGCTTTGTTCCTGTTTCTCGTGGCGCTTGGCCTGCCGTTTCTGGCTGGTGGTCGCGGTGGCATTGGCGTGTTTTATGGCGCAACTGCTGGCTATCTGGCCGGTTACTTCGTTGGCGCGATTGTGGTTGGCGCAATCATGAAGGCCATGCGCAACATGAATGTGGTGTTTGGTGCGATTGTCTCCGGCATTATTGGCGGCATCGTTGTGGTGCATGCGTTTGGCGTGCCAGTGCTGGCTTACAAAGCTGGTATGACGCTCGATAAAGCGATCATGGTGGGCAGCCTGCCGTTTATCCCGGGTGACCTGATCAAGGTGGCTCTGGCAACGCTGGTGGCACACACCATCGCGCGCGGTTTGCCATCTGCCATGCTGTCCCGCAGCTAA
- a CDS encoding energy-coupling factor transporter transmembrane component T family protein, translating to MISLYMAGNSWAHKLSARAKLVFLFVLSLLIIPFNTLWFSALLLVFVVGLYATLGKQGLDKLKVVRPLLWMMGIIFLVHVFLGDIEQGIIAVLRLLAMVLLANFISITTHMEALMDAVEPLFKPLRVFGISPRRVSLAVALVIRFVPVLLAVYASLQEAYKARTAHANSWRLLAPFALHAIKMTDHVAEALTARGGADGFDDHKRS from the coding sequence ATGATCTCTCTTTACATGGCGGGTAACAGTTGGGCGCATAAGCTTTCCGCTCGTGCAAAGCTGGTGTTTCTGTTTGTGCTGAGCCTGCTGATTATCCCGTTTAACACGCTTTGGTTTTCTGCTCTGCTGCTGGTGTTTGTGGTTGGGCTGTATGCCACGCTTGGCAAGCAAGGGCTGGATAAGCTGAAGGTGGTGCGGCCACTGCTCTGGATGATGGGTATCATCTTTCTGGTGCATGTGTTTCTGGGAGATATCGAGCAGGGCATTATTGCTGTGTTGCGCCTATTGGCGATGGTGCTCCTTGCCAATTTTATTAGTATAACAACCCACATGGAGGCTTTGATGGATGCGGTGGAGCCGCTGTTCAAGCCTCTGCGTGTGTTTGGCATTTCCCCAAGACGCGTTTCGCTGGCAGTTGCTTTGGTTATCCGGTTTGTGCCGGTCCTGCTGGCGGTTTATGCGTCACTGCAAGAAGCGTATAAAGCCAGAACAGCCCACGCCAACAGCTGGCGCTTACTTGCTCCCTTTGCCTTGCACGCGATAAAAATGACAGATCATGTTGCCGAAGCTCTGACAGCCCGTGGTGGTGCTGACGGCTTTGATGATCACAAAAGAAGTTAG